ATCTGAGGGGTACACGGTAGAGGTCCCGCAACTTTGTTTCCATTTATTATCGACCTCATTGTTACAAGATCTGGCGGTATCATCGTCTTTTATTTCTTGTTAAGGTAACGGATCATGTGTCTACAAATCATCCCGGAATGTTCAAATTTTTTACATGTATAAGAATAACTCCCGTCGATGGAAACCTTCAAGAAAAAATTCCTTCTATTAATCTCCGACAAGGTGGACTTTTCTACCAAATACATCTTTGAAAGATAATCTCCACAACCTTTCATGCTTTTCACAACAAAAGATTGACTTTTTTGAAGCTCTTTTTGAAATCGCTTAAACATCTCTTTTGTGTATATCTTGGAGGCATGTATCTCCATTGACGAGTTAGAGAATAGTCTCCTTTCCTTGTACTCGGTGTCAAAATCGGCTTGAACCTCCCGTAAATATTGTGAGTCCAAAGCTTTTTGTGAATTCTTAATGAATTCTTTCAAACCGGTCGACGCTTTCACATACTCATCAAAAAATGAATTCATAGACTCGCTCCTTGAGGTAGTAGTCATACCGGCGGCAAAATGTTATTTCGTGAAAGCAAAAACCCATTGCCGTCTAATTGCATACATATCATTTAGCCAATTGTGattttcaagatcatatttctctTTCAAGTCCTCCCACTTACCTTCAAATTCCGTTGGTGACAATGACTTGTAGATACATGCattaaaatctgtcttgaacTCCGAGTATTGAGTATACAAAGTAGATAGTTTCTCGGGAAACTTGCTACTAATATGCCACGTACAATATGTATGGTTGGTGTTAGGCATAACCTCGGAAATGGCATTACTTAAAGCGATGTCTTGATCCGTAATAATGGTAATAGGTGGCTTGTTATCGACCGCTTCCAACCAAGTCTTCAAAACCCATCTATAAGTAGTCTCTTTCTCGTCCCTTATAAGTGCAAATCCAAACAAAATATTTTGGTAGTGGTGATTCACTCCCGTAATTGGAATAAAAGGCATGTCATACCTATTAGTCCGATATGTCGAGTcgaaagtcaccacatctccaaAATTCTTGTACGCATTAAGCGAACGAGGATCAACCCACACCAAACCCCTAACCCGATTCTCCTCATCCACATCCACTCGGTAGAAAAAATTGCCATCACTTTGTTTTTGCAAGTCTCGTAACAAAACCAATCCACACTCCGCATCACCGGAATCAAAAACCCGTCTTCGAATGTCACGTATTACATTTCGTACGTCTTGAGCGGAAAAACCAATTTTTTCAATACCACCACACGTCTCACTAAGTAAATTCATCACTTTCGGGGTCTCGATACCCGATTTGTTGAATAACTCAATCAAAGATCGGGTAAACGGATCTATATTGCGTGATCTTTGCATGAAATTTACTTTATCCGATGTAACCATAGCATGATTGTGCTCTAGGTTGACCTTGGTTACTTCCCATTTGTTTGAGCTTACTTTGTGAGCAACACACATACGAGCACGACAACAAGTTCGAGAAATAACATCTCGAGGTCGTTTCCCTTTAGCCCTATCTTCAACTTCTTAGGGTTTTGGGCCTAATCTTCCACCCTTTCGACATATATACAAACGTGACGATATACCACCATTTCTTGAATGCTTATGACTACTTCGAATAATTATCTCGAACCCTATACTTCGACCATAACCTCGATAAAAACTTTCCGCTTCATCCAACGAATCAAACATCATACCAACACAAGGAACTACATCATTCATATTTCCAATAAAATTTTCATCATTAATTTTATCATCATCATCGCCATTAAAAGAATCATTACTATCATCGGAATCACCGTGAACATCGTGATTCTTCCAACCGAAACCAACATCATCATCACTATGTGTTTTTCGCTTCCCCGGATCATTAACTTTATCTTCAATACTATCAACATCTATTACTTCATCATCATTAAAGATTTTACGATAAACCCCCTTTTTTGTGTGAggggtaacataattaaaatcgTTATGATCACTAGATGAACTtgaataatcaaataaataagaAGCCATGGATATTGAATAGTAACCTTTTTTTTCAGAAGAATAAATTTGAGCAGAATGTTAAGAAGCAGTGAAACAGCAATGTTTCAAAAATACAGACATTTTAAGGTAGGTGTGTGCATTAAATGCACgcccgcaatgtttcattgcgatGGCCGTAATGAAACATTGCGGCACTGTACAAACTCCCAAGCCAACAACTGTAAATATTTGCAGTTTAAAAAAAACTTTACAACGTACCCCAACAATTTTTCATTGCGGGGGAAGTGTCcaccgcaatgaaacattgcggttgggatgtttatttttgttattttctttaaaattagaaaattaatcaaaaaaaatataaaaaatagtttctagacttattatatttcatttaatatgttaaatgttattttgaaaatataaatgtttataaGAGTAACTTAATTATAATATGCAACTATTTTACATAGTTTTGTGAAAATTTCGATAATAGTTATGTCAAATGATATTTCTTGACGTGTAAGTTGTAAAGTACAAATTTTAACGATCCAACTATATGAATGTTAAAATATAATGATTATaataattaagaaaaattatttcttaaataaaatacGGTATTTATATATAGTTTGTTACCAAGAAATGTTTAACATTTTGGGGgctaaattattttatatttttttatagatAACGAAAATTcgataaattttcatttttttagtttttcacattttcaaattttagtattatatttgtttattaaaatttaaaattgataaaataaattggacaagtacaagaaaaataaaacattaaataatttatttcattaaaacataaatggagtacattcaaatattttttcaaaaaaaatacatAATAACATTTTATGTCGACGAGAATGATCAAACTTTAACGGTGTTGGAAGAACCGCCTTTATCACCCTTATCGTCGTCTTTCTTTTTCTTCGATTTTTCCGCCTTCCCTTTAgcttcattttcttttttttttcttgcGCTCAAGCGCCATTTGAATACGGCGGAGAGCTATTGCCATGTCTTCCTCTCCTTCGGGCCCGTCATAAGCCACACCATCGATAATTACCTTATTATTGTCATAATCATAGTAGAAAACCATTTTTCGGAAATTAGAGAAGATAATGTTGAAGAGAAAATGTTGAAAAAAAATGAGAAGAGAATGTTGAAAAAAAATGAGAGGAGGCAGGACTATTTATAGGTGAAAatctgaattttaaaattcacaaaattaaaTTTAGCACAGAAAAAATTTTGCTGAAAAAATTCATTTGACTGTTGAAATAGCCGCAATGAAGCATTGCGGGGTGTCGGTCAAGCTTCTTTTTTATTGACCAGTCAATTCAActgccgcaatgtttcattgcagtGTGTCGGTCAAACTTCTGCTCTATTGACCAGTCAATTCTTATTAATATTGGCACAAAAATAAGTTTTGCACACAAAATAAGTTTGGCTGTTGataaaaagtataaaattaataatattatttttttaaactaaaattatTCATCCGATAATTTAAAGAAAAAGTACATAAAAAATTAAAttgataaatttattattaaaattgataatattttaaaatattactactacttatatttaatgttaacatattttaaaaaattaattactgttgaacattaatattatttttatacttaTATAAATAAGTTAAATATTAGAATAAGTTAAAGAGAGGGGCAGTTTGGACATTAAAAACTGGGAGCCGAACCAACAATGAAATATTGCGGCCCaacaatgaaacattgcggaaTGCGCAATGTTTCCTGTGCATGACGACAtcccgcaatgtttcattgcggaaGTCAAGACCCGCATTGAAACATTGCTTTCCCCCACAATGTTTCATTGCTGTGGGTTGGCCGGCTGTCCCCCCAATCCACGTTGGCTCCTGATTatttccctatatatatatatatatttatatatataaatgtatacATACAGTTGAAATTATATCAAATAAGTAGCTAAAAtcattatttttcaattttaccCCTTCAAAATTAACGTCTCTTTGAGTCATGTGACGGAATGCAATCGGGTGGTTAAAAAATTAAACTTGAGTCATGCGGGTGCCTATTATTACAGGTCAGCCATTTTTGTGCAAAAAATTTATAACTCGGTCCATCTCCCTGCAACTAAGTTAAAATATACTTGGATCCTCACATAAATATCGTTAGTTTAGACAGTTAACTTACaaattttcttattttttctCCCAAATATCCCTAATACTAAAGTTAAAACAGAAGAAGTTGTATTTATTCTATTATACAAATATGTGTAAACATAGAGAACTTATCAAAACTAtctatttataaaatatatttatgattttaccgttttttaaaattatttgcgAAATTACATTTTACAACTAAAATTAGCTAAATGTAACTTTTTCTTTTAAAAACAAAAGTAAgccaaatttattttattaaaagtATTTCTGAAATTAATCATATTAATTAATCATTTcgataatattttataataagaTAGTTTTTTTCGCTTttattgaatgataaatgaaatTGTTTTTAATTGCATGTGAGGTTATTTTCGATTGAATGATATCCCAAAATTTTCCGATTTTCATGTTCTTGATACCCAATTATAGTTTGGCCCCAAATACTCGTAAATATTCGGTTTCGTAAAATCAATTGTGTTTGAGGGTGAGTAAAGGGGATAAAAACATTTTGGTGATTCTCTTTTCCATTACATTTGAACTTGCATGGTGCGCTGAGTTGCATAATCATCTTTGTaaaattgttttttttttattttttgcaAAAATTTTTGAAGAATGATATCTTACAAATAGAATTTTTTGCTTTTTTTTTGTAAAAGTAATTTAAATAAACCGTACTATTGAAAAATTCTGAAAGGAATACTGGTATTGTATGTGAAAGGAATACTGGTATTGTACGTGAGTGCTTTACgaaagatttttttttttttttgaattcgAGTAGTTTGATAGATTTTCATCGAGTAATAAAAGTATGcaatttatataaaacaattaacaaagCGCAAATGAGAGTCTAAGAGATCGGGTCCGACTCTTGAGCCCCTAATAGAGTGAAGTGGGTTATGTGTGGATAGATAATTGATTAATTGAGTTTACACGTTGAGGCATGTAATGGACTAGGCTTAGAGggtaatttaatttttatttttgaaaatttagaGGTTAATTTATTAAtcttataatatttaattaaaaaatgtTTAACAAAATAAACGTGTTTTCTTCCTAGTTTATATagtataaaatatattttattataaatatattttcgCGATTTGCAGTTGCgattttgtaatttttaaaaattttaaactGGTTCAATATGCAAATAAGGGATTATTAAATTTTTTATCTGCAATCAAACTACATACGTTTCGCGAAATGTGATTCAGTTGCGAGCGGTTAATACGGTAGAGATGGGGGTGAGCTGAAAAATTTAAACGAAACCGAAACCAAACCAAAACGGTAAAAATTGATAGAAATCGAATCGATTATAACCAAACCGAGTTAAAGTCAAAAAACCAAAAAAACGAAACCGATATTAATAGCTCGGTTCGATTTTGGAGTTGAATCGAATCGAAGAAACCGAAACCAAATCGATTATTAAAATacattaatatatatttatattatatataaagttttatatataaaataaataaataaatatataatgaaaaaATTAGCGAGTTGTACTAGCTTTGGCCCGATTTGTACTAGTTGGGCATGTCCCAAGTCCGCCGATATCAAGAAAATTACGGAGTCCCGGAGCTTGGAAGTAGCTCTTGGTAAACTACCATTTTAAATAAAATGTTTTACTTGGCGTCTTGGACAAAACTAACATAGTTTATCTTTTTTTGATCTTTACTCACTCTCAGTGCTGTGCATGGCTTAAAGAAAAATATAAATACAACATAAATTTCTCATTCTGCTATACATTGCCACTGCCAAGTACTTAGGGACGTGATGAATGCAAACAGAGAGGGGGAGGTGAGGAAAAGTGTCTATTAAATAcacttttttttattttagttttaataatttaTCGCTTGCCGGTTTTGAAATCGAAACCAAATCGATTGTAATCGAACCGGTATTTTTGAAACCGAAGGCGGTGATTCGGTTGCGGTTGTCATTTCCGATTTTCAAAACCGAAGATTTTCGGTTTCGGTTCTGGTTATATCAAAAAACTGAATCAAATCGAACCGTGCTCTCCCTATATCGAGCGGTTCGTCTATACACCTTTACTCTCGTAGGAGATAACTAGCACTGACGTTGCTATGAACTAACTTCACTGCCAGATCTACATTGATACAAAAAATCCGAGTTACAAAAGCATTCAACATCATCCAGCATCCACAAATAGATCTCAACACTGGATCCTCTCCCAGATAATCAAACCAATCGAATCATCAATCTGGTGACGCTAGCATTATGAGGTTTAGGCTCTAAAACGGAACTTAGTAGCACAATTATACACTTCCTTGTTCAAACCAAAAGTCACGATATATCATACGAACGATCACAACTGATCAGTAACATTATAAACTGTTGACCCAGAGATACTATAGAACAATGAAAAATATAATTACTCATTCTCAACTGTTCTGATGCATCCAATAAAGAATGTAGGAACTAGGAATAGGAATTGAAGGAGAATCTGAATATGAGAAGTTTTATAGAAAAATCTTTATTGATCAGCCCCTCAGATGCTTACATTGCTGGGATATTTACAGCTCCCAGAAGCTAAAACTCGGACTAGTTAATTACGTAAATTTCTAGTACCACAGCCTAAATTGAGACTAATACTCCTGGAAACCACTACAACTGCTGAATTAAAAAATAGCCCCAACTCAGATCATCAAGAATGTTCCAGAATCTGCATCACCTTCATTTTCGCCAAGCATTCACAAATTTATCATttcataattaaaattattaaggTAGATCTTCAATCGGTAATCTTTCTCTTGCAAAAATAAGCAGAAACGAAAATGAAATACATGAAAGACGCTTGACTGAATGCTCAATGACAAAGCTATAGCCTATATCAAAAAaagtttcaatttttttattaaattgaaCTCCTTGTTCTTTCTTTGCAAAAACCACCAGCAATATCTTAAAATCTTTCACAAGTGCCTAGCTTTCAACAAAATAAAGTCAGGCAATTGAGGAACAACACCAACCTAAGCAGCAAGATATAGTTACAGTCACTCATTTAagaaacaaaattttaaaaaaaccaGCTGCTTCTTCCAACCACTTTGGCCAAAGCTGTCCAACGGCAGTCGTATCCTTGAGCATTAGCAGGCAACCTGTACAGATTCAGACACATACTTAGACAAACTACACAAATGGGTATATTCAGGATTGAATTTTCTTCAATTTGAACATGTAATCCTCAAGATTTTACTATGGGTCCACTATTCAACATTGCGTTTCAATCCTAGTGGTCACTTGCTGACCAAGGGGTAAGTTTTGTAAATGGCAAAATGTGTATTACTGATATTCTTTTACCAAATCAACCAAAAAGAAAATAGACAAAAGACAAAATGGAGGTCCAACACTTATTAACTGTTCTTCACTAGAATTTATAACCCTTAGTATCAGTAGAACAGATAATGAAATATAACATATGATATTAAGTCCGTGGTTGAAAAAGATGACTGGAAATCATAGATTAATATTAATGTCAATGACAGGTTGACAAATTTAAGTTCTACACACACAATTTCTATATCAATATCACTAAACTATGTAACGGAAGAATTTTACAATCAGAACATCATTTATTAACCCCAAAGATTACAggggttttaaaaattaataagCTAGCACAAGTCCTGAGATCCTATATGAGATATTCCAAGTTATGGTATCATAGAAGTTTTAGGTGTCCAAAGGTGTGCTACTTGTATACATCACATTCCCATTAAAGATAAAAGCATTTTGCAAAACCTCTTAACCAAACACTTCCACCATTTATTGACCTCTGTTTCCAGATAAATAGATGTAGGTTTATACGAGTATATCTATAAGACAGTTTTGAAAATGCATGTACTATCTTAACAAAATGAAGCACATTTATTTCGTTCTTATAGCTAATTATGTAAAAACagatataattttataaaaatactaCAGATAATAAATTTTTATGTAATCCTTACTAAGAAAACCACAGATTAGATCTTTTACAGAAAATGCAATCTGAACTCAGGACAAAGAAAATACAAACCGGATGAACATCAACATGGTAGTGCAACAAGTTTTGCACAAAGAATAATTCCAATTTCCAAATTTATCATGCTTAAAGTTACATCTAAAATGCGTACTAATAGAATCGTGAAACTATTTTGTGTGAGATTTATATAATTAAATAGAACACAAACTGGCTTacacagcagaaaagaaagaGGCACACAAAAGTAACGGTAGGAGCAAAATAGACAGAGTTCTCTGACCTGGCCAGGACAGTCCTTCCCATTTTTTCAAGGAGAACATTCATCACATACATAGTTACTTGACCACTTTTCCTGTGCATTGGTAATTTTCACACAGCGAGGATGAAACCTACAAGGAGCACATAAAACAAAGTTAGTAGAAGAGAAAAACTTCTACAGAAGTCTTTGATATCAAGTTCTTTAAAAGCGACTCCGTAAACATGCATCAAGAAATAACAACAGTTATTCTTTAAAGCTAGCACATAGGGAGAAGTAGGCTTCATCTAGGCATTTTTCTCCTAAATTCATTATTACTATAGATAGTGTTGCAAGTATGCTCCAGAGGAATTTTCTTCTCCAACTAATAGTAATGAAGATGGTGGCATACATACAAGAAAATTGACATAATTTACAAAATTAGATGTTCATACCGGTCTCTGCATTCATCACACTGTATCATAATATCATCTGGATTGTAAGGCATCTCGCACTTGCAGTACCTTCAGTTTAAAAAAGCAAAAAGGTAATGATATTTGTCGTCATacaatcaaacatatatttaacaatcAGAAAGAGTGACACATTACTCACACTGAAACATAAGTTTTTGTGAATTCCTTAGCGCTAGCTTGGTACTCGAAACGAGTGTAGTAATCCGCAGCACCTACAACTTCAAGCTTGGTATATTCCTTGATCGAGTGCACAATGCACTTTCCTTCAATTGTGTTGGTACTCTGAAAGTCATAGTGATCAGACAAAAACAATTCCTTGGCCCCATGAAATTGTTTTCTCCCACCACTTGCCTCCTCCGGCCAATAGTACCATCTCACCGTAACCATAAAGTTACCTTTGATATCAGTTCCAAATTTTTCGACACGAGCAATATAAGGTCGGTTGTCGGGTTCAGGTGATTTCATGAGCACCCAATCTCCGGCTATAAAACATCAGCAAAAATATTAATGCACGTAATAACTAATAACATATAACTATTTCCATTACACCATATAATCAGTCCTTCAATGCATAGCATTAACAAATATGGGCATTTCCATTACCAAAAAAATCACCTAAAGTAACTCAAcaatatgataaaaaaaattcaattaCTCAACTTGGTGTAATTTGAATTAAAGATCTACCGATTAATATTGCTATAAAGGTTCTTCATATATTCCTAAAACAAATATGGCATACAACATAAAATtcataaacaaaataaaattcAAGTTGAACTGGTTTATCAATGTCCGGCTAGCCTTTAGCTAAAGGATAAAAATCAATCTTTAAACACACAAACACAAGCTCGATGCCTCTATAGGTAAGATATTTGCATTTAATCAGatatagacacacacacacacaaacacattACCCTTAACAATTTCTCCGGTTCCTTGGATTGTGCAAGAATCACGGTAATGTTTTCGCTTTCTAGTATTTGACATCGAAAGTTTTGCCATCAGTCTTCAAAATACAGTGGTGTGTGTAATTGATAAAATTTGAAGGTGTAATATCAGAATGAAATGTCTGTGGAGCAACTAAAAATACTAATAAAGCGTGAAGATGGGTTAACTATAATCTGCGAGAGGAATCGAGAGCCTAGGTGAACTTCCAGATTGATCCGTAAACCCTAGTTTTTGGGGTTAAGTATGTAGAAAATAAAACTAAAAAGCAGAATAAAGCGCAGTCACAGACACACAACACACTCATGTTCACAATATAAGCTAGTGAAAGAAACAAATCGCAAAAATACGAAAAGCCCTTTTTAAGAACAATAAAAGATTTAGAAGTAATAATTTGATACCATTTCAGTGTAGTGGTACTTTGTATCCGTTGCAGGCaagaaaaagtaaaaaaaatgtACAAATACAATCCGAGAAATAACAATTCAAATCAGATTTTTGACTATTAAATTATACTGACAGGATTAATCTCGATTTAATACATTGAATCTCATATACGGTGTCTATAATGTATTGAAGAgcataattttaaaaaattagtaTCTTTATCCTCTCCAATACACATTGATATTGTATTCCCTTTCTGTGCTTTTACGCTGGCCTCTTCGATTACATTCCTTTCTTGGGTTCACTAGAAATGTCATCTCTCTCTTCCTATCCGATATCAACCATCAAACCCTGTCGGATAGAAGCCTACCTACTCGGCTCATCTGTTTGCCCGAGTTAGACCGCTAGCATCTTACCTTACATCAAAAGTCCCTACCCCCACCTTTCTCTAGCCCGTCACGAGCAATCGAATGAGTTTTGGGAAATGTGAAAGAAAAGAAGATAGATGCCCGGTGTCTCATTCAAGCTTTAGGCTTGTTCGGAAAGAGACTTCAAGTTTCGATTAGAGAACTCTTCTCCGCAATTAAGGCCTCAAAAGCGCCTTAAAAACATCTCAACTGATCGCGAGACCGATCGGAAGGGCGCTGAATTCTTCATCTCCAACTCAGTCGATCTCCGGTTGACCCTATTGAATAGCCTTCCTTGAAAGCCCCTTCGCTCATCAGTAAAGTGCATACAATAAGTCAAGAGCTCTTCCGCGCATTTTTTTATGGTTTCAACAAATAAACTTGGTCCACGCTAAACCCTTGGGGTGGTAGAACTAATCAATTGAGTAAGAGGCTGTAACCTTAAGAGTAATGGCGAGGGTCAGACTTGGGGCCAATCATAAATATTTATGCACATGCATTTTCGTCAACTAGATAATCAACCCAAGTCACTACACAAAGAAAGAAAAATACAACAGTTTTACAACCCGAATTGCTGTACGATCTGAAGCAGCGAGATAACGAGGCAAATTCTCTTGAGGCATGTACAGAAGGGTCTTTAGATCTTCTCAAGAGACTCTCACAGTAGTATGACCTAGTCTATTTCTACGAAAACATGCTATAAACTTCTCTGAATCTAGCTTATGTGGGTTCAATTTTCTTGTGTAATAGATGAATGAATTTTTAGAAAGTCGTTAGCATGAAGCTGAGTTTTAGCCTCCAATGGCTGAAGTTGTGCAAGCTCTGGTCCGATTGTTGGAAAGGACAAGCGTACCAAAAAGACGATGTAGTGAGAAATTAGTCTTATATCAGAACACCTGATCATAAACATTCTAAATGTCTATTAACTATGTAGACAACAATCCTCAAGAATACAACAACAAATTTGTCATGGACAGGGGGTACATTATTGAAACTGTGTCACGATCACTATCCGCTAGTATTCACAATATTAATGATGACGGTTTCAGAAGATGCAAGTTTgggaattttttttaaataagtATACATAATATGACTTCCTTGTGGAAATTTTATTGTATCTCCATCATACTTTGAGTTTGGAAATATTACTGTTCACTATCTGCTCCAAGTTACTTAAACATCTAAGTATTTGTAGTGTGGTTACTTATCAATATACGACATCAGATGCACACGAAACAACGTGCGAGTACAATATCAGATGCACGTGATCCAACCAACTGCATTTATTGTGCCGTGTTGCAAATGGATTGTAATTTGTTGCATGTATATATTTACTGTCAAGATACACATAAAGCACAAACCGGAAACTTTAAAAGTGCCACAAAGTGAATAAGACAATTACTATATCTCCCACATAGGGCACAAAGGGAATACAACAATACCAATGGATTCTAATTGTCAAATTCAAAACTCTTAAAATGTTGTAAAGTGAACAAGTCAATACCATTCTCCCTCAAAGGAAATATGACAATACAATGGATTGTCATTTGTTACATGTATAACCTTCCTCCCTGACTTGACTTTCCTGGCTACCAAGCCAGTATAAGTTAACGGTAAGATTAAAATATAGTACGAATTCGAAAATCACAAAATTTACAAATAGCAAATGTTACAATTGAAACACTTAAACTTCTGTATAGTAAACAAGGCCATATCAACAGGTCAATTGTCATAAACACTTGTTGATTGTTATTTTAACATTACCTGTTAGTTTAATCAACCTCTTATAAGAAAAGATGGCAACACACATCTCCCATAAAAAGAAGGGGTTATATTTAATGTTACATGTTAGTTGCACATATTGCACCATCAAACACTTCATGCCTTCAATTACTCCGTCCTCGGCAAATAATTTACGTTACTTGCAAAATTAAACGATGATACATTTCTTCAATTCAATACTAGATATAAGATAAAGAAGGATTAAATACACAGACAAGATTATGATTATAAGTTAATTAGTGTGATATATAAATTCTATATTTACAAAAGTTGGAGCatagaaataaataaattatacaCATACAGTGTGCATAtttgataataaaacaaattcaTGCATCGACTTATTTCAACCAAACTTTAACCCTTGCTCAAAAAGTGTAAGGGGATTAGTACTCGGGCAAGAACTATTTCGTTGGTCAAAAGTATTTAGTCAACGATCAAGAGTATTATTCTATCAAGGTAGAGCTTTAACTGATATTTTGTTTATGCAAAActgaaaaaaattaaaacatgAATGCAGCTCGACTATATGAATGCTCAGGGACCAGCTATCTGAAgaataatttaaaaaattcaaTTAAATTGCTGATTCTTTCTTTGCACAATTACTGCTTGCCAAAAATAGTCACCATCAAAGTTTGAAACACTTCTACAATGCATAGTAAAAACAAATACTTAATTGCTGAAGAACACCAACCTAAATTGCTAGAAATAGTCCAATATAAAAGTCATTCAGTTGAGTGAACAAAATTGTAGAAGAAACCAGCTGCTTCTTCCAACCACTTGGGCCGTAGTTATCCAACCACAGTAATGTTCTTCAACTTTTGCAGGCCACCTGTACAAATTCAAATGCATACTTAGACAAAATCTATAAACGGGCATATTCAGCATTGAATTTCAGCAATTTAAACATGTAATTTGTGTATTGGAATCCTAGAAAAGTTACTAAAGTCAACAATTCAACATTGCGAACTAGTGGTCATTTGGTGACCAAGGGTAAGTTTTG
This sequence is a window from Apium graveolens cultivar Ventura chromosome 9, ASM990537v1, whole genome shotgun sequence. Protein-coding genes within it:
- the LOC141685876 gene encoding protein FAR1-RELATED SEQUENCE 5-like — its product is MCVAHKVSSNKWEVTKVNLEHNHAMVTSDKVNFMQRSRNIDPFTRSLIELFNKSGIETPKVMNLLSETCGGIEKIGFSAQDVRNVIRDIRRRVFDSGDAECGLVLLRDLQKQSDGNFFYRVDVDEENRVRGLVWVDPRSLNAYKNFGDVVTFDSTYRTNRYDMPFIPITGVNHHYQNILFGFALIRDEKETTYRWVLKTWLEAVDNKPPITIITDQDIALSNAISEVMPNTNHTYCTWHISSKFPEKLSTLYTQYSEFKTDFNACIYKSLSPTEFEGKWEDLKEKYDLENHNWLNDMYAIRRQWVFAFTK
- the LOC141684817 gene encoding chromatin remodeling protein EBS-like isoform X2, translated to MKSPEPDNRPYIARVEKFGTDIKGNFMVTVRWYYWPEEASGGRKQFHGAKELFLSDHYDFQSTNTIEGKCIVHSIKEYTKLEVVGAADYYTRFEYQASAKEFTKTYVSVYCKCEMPYNPDDIMIQCDECRDRFHPRCVKITNAQEKWSSNYVCDECSP
- the LOC141684817 gene encoding chromatin remodeling protein EBS-like isoform X1; amino-acid sequence: MAKLSMSNTRKRKHYRDSCTIQGTGEIVKAGDWVLMKSPEPDNRPYIARVEKFGTDIKGNFMVTVRWYYWPEEASGGRKQFHGAKELFLSDHYDFQSTNTIEGKCIVHSIKEYTKLEVVGAADYYTRFEYQASAKEFTKTYVSVYCKCEMPYNPDDIMIQCDECRDRFHPRCVKITNAQEKWSSNYVCDECSP